A stretch of the Mycolicibacterium celeriflavum genome encodes the following:
- a CDS encoding alpha/beta hydrolase family protein, with protein MTATTPGATASPFSTPFDDLDEYVALPRVSGLALSPDGTRLVTTVAELDDKRTEYISAVWEIDPAGVQPARRLTRGAKGETSPAFTADGDLLFVAVRASADDDKPPAALWRLPAAGGEAVEALSLPGGVEAVRPAREADVAVVRSPPMPSARTVDDDRRLRNLRKDNKITAILHTGYPIRHWDSDLGPSEPHLLGIDLAGDPPGDHAVRDLTAAPGGALRDSDFDVSSDGRFLVTTWQRPAPGASRHSVLVRIDLDSGERTVLVDEPDADVWRPAVSPDGSTVVYLRESFSTPETAPRITLSCLRFGGEPVVLAADWDRSPASVTWSRDGSTVIVTADQDGRSPVFRVDAADGAVTQVTFDDYCYSDVVTAPDGVLFALRSSYAAPPHSVRIGPDGAVTELPCVALPPLPGALSELEATADDGTRLRSWLVLPPGDDKAPLLLWIHGGPLSSWNAWSWRWNPWLLAARGYAVLLPDPGLSTGYGQRFIQRGWGAWGGAPFDDLMVATDAACAHPRIDADRTAAMGGSFGGYMANWVAGHTDRFDAIVTHASLWALDQFGATTDSSYYWLREMTREMAQKNSPHHYVAQIRTPMLVIHGDKDYRVPIGEALRLWYELLTHSALPADDDGDTPHRFLYFPSENHWVLTPQHAKIWYQVVTGFLARHVLGEDVEVPETLG; from the coding sequence GTGACCGCGACGACCCCTGGCGCCACGGCCTCCCCGTTCTCCACCCCGTTCGACGACCTCGACGAGTACGTCGCCCTGCCGCGGGTGTCGGGGCTGGCGCTCTCACCCGACGGGACCCGGCTGGTGACCACCGTCGCGGAACTCGACGACAAGAGAACCGAATACATCAGCGCCGTATGGGAGATCGACCCAGCGGGTGTGCAACCGGCGCGCCGGTTGACGCGCGGCGCCAAGGGCGAGACGTCGCCGGCCTTCACCGCCGACGGCGATCTGCTGTTCGTCGCCGTGCGCGCGAGCGCCGACGACGACAAGCCCCCTGCCGCGCTGTGGCGGCTACCGGCAGCCGGCGGCGAGGCGGTGGAGGCGCTGTCGCTGCCCGGTGGTGTCGAGGCCGTGCGTCCCGCCCGCGAGGCCGACGTCGCGGTGGTGCGCTCACCGCCGATGCCCTCGGCGCGCACCGTCGACGATGACCGCCGGTTGCGGAATCTGCGCAAGGACAACAAGATCACCGCGATCCTGCACACCGGCTATCCGATCCGGCACTGGGACTCCGATCTCGGGCCATCGGAACCGCACCTGCTCGGCATCGATCTGGCCGGCGACCCGCCCGGTGATCACGCCGTGCGCGACCTGACCGCCGCCCCGGGTGGTGCGCTGCGCGACTCGGACTTCGACGTCAGTTCCGACGGGCGCTTCCTGGTCACCACCTGGCAGCGGCCGGCGCCTGGAGCGTCTCGGCACTCGGTGCTCGTGCGTATCGACCTGGACAGCGGTGAGCGCACCGTGCTGGTGGACGAGCCGGACGCGGACGTGTGGCGGCCCGCGGTGTCACCGGACGGTTCGACGGTCGTCTACCTCCGCGAATCATTCTCGACACCCGAGACCGCGCCGCGAATCACGTTGAGCTGCCTGCGCTTCGGCGGGGAACCCGTCGTGCTCGCAGCCGATTGGGACCGGTCGCCGGCGTCGGTGACATGGTCGCGTGACGGCTCGACGGTGATCGTGACCGCCGATCAGGACGGCCGCTCGCCGGTGTTTCGCGTCGATGCCGCCGACGGCGCGGTGACGCAGGTGACGTTCGACGACTATTGCTACTCCGACGTGGTGACCGCACCGGACGGGGTGTTGTTCGCGTTGCGAAGCTCCTACGCGGCGCCGCCGCATTCCGTGCGCATCGGTCCCGACGGGGCGGTCACCGAACTGCCCTGCGTGGCGTTGCCGCCGCTGCCGGGCGCGCTGAGCGAGCTCGAGGCGACGGCCGACGACGGCACCCGGCTGCGCTCGTGGCTGGTGCTACCGCCCGGCGACGACAAGGCGCCGCTGCTGCTGTGGATCCACGGCGGCCCGCTGAGCAGCTGGAACGCCTGGTCCTGGCGATGGAACCCGTGGCTGCTGGCCGCGCGGGGATACGCGGTGCTGCTGCCGGATCCCGGGCTGTCCACCGGATACGGCCAGCGGTTCATCCAACGCGGCTGGGGAGCATGGGGCGGCGCCCCGTTCGACGACCTGATGGTGGCAACCGACGCGGCGTGCGCACATCCCCGCATCGACGCCGACCGCACGGCGGCGATGGGCGGATCCTTCGGCGGTTACATGGCCAACTGGGTTGCGGGCCACACCGACAGGTTCGACGCGATCGTCACCCACGCCAGCCTCTGGGCGCTGGATCAGTTCGGCGCCACCACCGACTCGTCGTACTACTGGCTGCGTGAGATGACCCGAGAGATGGCGCAGAAGAACTCGCCGCACCACTATGTCGCGCAGATCCGCACACCGATGCTGGTGATCCACGGCGACAAGGACTATCGCGTCCCGATCGGTGAAGCGCTGCGGCTGTGGTACGAGTTGCTGACCCACTCCGCGCTGCCGGCCGACGACGACGGCGACACCCCCCACCGGTTTCTCTATTTCCCGTCGGAGAATCACTGGGTGCTCACCCCGCAGCACGCCAAGATCTGGTACCAGGTGGTGACAGGGTTCCTGGCCCGTCACGTGCTGGGTGAGGACGTCGAGGTGCCCGAGACGCTCGGGTAG
- a CDS encoding saccharopine dehydrogenase family protein, whose translation MTTSEREFDIVLYGASGFVGKLTAEYLAKAGSQARIALAGRSREKLLAVRDTLGDKAQSWPLITADASQPSTLNAMAAQTRVVVTTVGPYAKYGLPLVAACASAGTDYADLTGESLFIRESIELYHKQAADTGARIVHSCGFDSIPSDLTVFALYRRAQEDGAGELTDANLVVRTFKGGVSGGTAASMIEVMYAASSDAEARRVMNDPYTLTPDRAAEPELGAQPDLRWRRGGEIAPELQGYWVAPFVMAAVNTRIVRRSNALLDYAYGRRLEYGEQMSMGKSVLAPVTSALAAAGNAATMALGSRYFHRIPGKLVDRVMPKPGTGPSEKVRENGHYTVETYASTTSGARYRATMSQNGDPGYKATSVLLGESGLALALDRDKLSDLHGVLTPAAAMGDALMARFPAASVTLETTRLN comes from the coding sequence ATGACCACATCGGAGCGGGAATTCGACATCGTCCTGTACGGGGCCAGCGGCTTCGTCGGAAAATTGACCGCCGAATACCTGGCGAAGGCGGGTTCGCAGGCCCGGATCGCGTTGGCGGGCCGATCGCGTGAAAAACTGCTCGCCGTCCGGGACACGCTGGGGGACAAGGCGCAATCGTGGCCACTGATCACCGCCGACGCGTCGCAGCCGTCGACACTGAACGCGATGGCCGCGCAGACCCGGGTCGTGGTGACCACCGTGGGGCCCTACGCGAAGTACGGTCTGCCGTTGGTGGCGGCCTGTGCGTCGGCGGGCACCGACTACGCGGATCTGACCGGCGAATCGTTGTTCATCCGCGAGAGCATCGAGCTGTATCACAAGCAGGCCGCCGACACCGGTGCGCGCATTGTGCACTCGTGCGGGTTCGACTCCATCCCTTCGGATCTCACCGTTTTCGCGCTGTACCGCCGCGCGCAGGAGGACGGCGCGGGTGAACTCACCGACGCCAACCTGGTGGTGCGCACCTTCAAAGGCGGCGTCTCCGGCGGCACGGCTGCGTCGATGATCGAGGTGATGTACGCGGCATCGTCGGACGCCGAGGCGCGACGGGTGATGAACGACCCGTACACGCTCACCCCGGACCGCGCCGCCGAACCCGAACTCGGCGCCCAACCGGACCTGCGGTGGCGCCGGGGCGGCGAGATCGCGCCCGAACTTCAGGGTTACTGGGTCGCGCCGTTCGTGATGGCGGCGGTGAACACCCGAATCGTGCGGCGCAGCAACGCATTGCTCGACTACGCCTACGGTCGGCGGCTGGAGTACGGCGAGCAGATGAGCATGGGTAAGTCGGTGCTCGCGCCGGTCACCTCAGCGCTGGCCGCGGCCGGCAACGCGGCGACGATGGCATTGGGCAGTCGCTACTTTCACCGGATACCGGGCAAGCTGGTCGACCGTGTGATGCCGAAACCCGGCACCGGTCCGAGCGAAAAAGTGCGGGAGAACGGCCACTACACCGTCGAGACGTACGCGTCGACCACGTCCGGCGCGCGTTACCGGGCGACCATGTCGCAGAACGGCGATCCGGGCTACAAGGCGACGTCGGTGTTGCTGGGCGAGTCCGGACTGGCGCTGGCGCTGGACCGCGACAAGCTGTCGGATCTCCACGGTGTGCTCACCCCGGCGGCCGCGATGGGCGACGCGCTGATGGCCCGATTTCCCGCTGCCAGTGTGACATTGGAGACCACCCGACTGAATTAG
- a CDS encoding DUF937 domain-containing protein: MAGLDELISQIPVKDIASKVGADEAEVNNAIRTLVPALVGGLAENVQADSIDSSKLESDVVQQGASGLLDGGVSVDQVDPNQGDQFVSRIFGGNDSNAVASALAGGGAGNGDLLQKLLPILTPIVLAYIGKQLTKGSGSGQAPAEPAAQSAGGGGLADVLGSILGGAGGAGGGGNNPLGSILGSVLGGGGGQSGGLGDILGGLLGGKR; encoded by the coding sequence ATGGCTGGTCTCGACGAACTCATCTCGCAGATCCCCGTCAAGGACATCGCGAGCAAAGTCGGCGCCGATGAAGCGGAGGTGAACAACGCGATCCGCACGCTGGTGCCTGCGCTCGTCGGCGGCTTGGCCGAGAACGTCCAGGCCGACTCGATCGACTCGAGCAAGCTCGAGTCCGACGTGGTCCAGCAGGGCGCCAGTGGACTGCTCGACGGCGGCGTCAGCGTCGACCAGGTCGATCCGAACCAGGGCGACCAGTTCGTCTCGCGCATCTTCGGCGGCAACGACAGCAACGCGGTCGCGTCGGCTCTCGCAGGCGGCGGCGCCGGAAACGGCGATCTGCTCCAGAAGCTGCTGCCGATCCTCACGCCGATCGTGCTCGCGTATATCGGCAAGCAACTGACGAAGGGCAGTGGAAGTGGTCAGGCCCCGGCCGAGCCTGCGGCGCAATCCGCTGGCGGTGGTGGCCTGGCCGACGTGCTGGGCAGCATCCTCGGCGGTGCCGGCGGCGCCGGTGGCGGCGGGAACAATCCGCTCGGCAGCATCCTGGGCAGCGTGCTCGGCGGTGGGGGCGGCCAGAGTGGGGGACTCGGCGACATCCTCGGGGGATTGCTCGGCGGCAAGAGGTAG
- a CDS encoding valine--tRNA ligase, producing MTASARSESGTSPATALPKSWNPGEVESDIYEGWVRAGYFTADATSSKPGYSIVLPPPNVTGNLHMGHALDHTLMDALTRRKRMQGYEVLWLPGMDHAGIATQSVVEKQLAVDGKTKEDFGRELFVEKVWDWKRESGGTIGAQMRRLGDGVDWSRERFTMDDGLSRAVRTIFKRLYDAGLIYQAERLVNWSPVLQTAISDLEVKYEDIEGELVSFRYGSLNDDEPHIVVATTRVETMLGDTAIAVHPDDDRYRDLVGKTLPHPFIDREIMIVADEHVDPEFGTGAVKVTPAHDPNDFEIGLRHALPMPSIMDTKGRITGTGTEFDGQDRFEARVKVREALASEGRIVAEKRPYVHSVGHSERSGEPIEPRLSLQWWVKVEALAKAAGDAVRNGDTVIHPPSLEPRWFAWVDNMHDWCISRQLWWGHRIPIWHGPGGETVCVGPDETPPEGWEQDPDVLDTWFSSALWPFSTMGWPEHTADLAKFYPTTVLVTGYDILFFWVARMMMFGTFVSDDPAITLGGQRGPQVPFQNVFLHGLIRDEHGRKMSKSRGNGIDPLDWVEIFGADALRFTLARGASPGGDLSIGEDHARASRNFATKLFNATRFALMNGAAPAPLPAAGELTDADRWILGRMEQVRAEVDSAFDAYEFNRACESLYHFAWDEFCDWYVELAKVQLADGVDHTTAVLAAVLDTLLKLLHPVMPFVTEVLWKTLTGGESLVIADWPAPSGYELDSVAGQRVADMQKLITVVRRFRSDQGLNDRQKVPARLSDIAGADLRAQVPAVRSLAWLTADGDAFAPTAAIEVRLSRGTVTVEVDTSGTVDVAAERRRLEKDLAAAQKELAATTGKLGNEAFLAKAPADVVEKIRGRQQLAQEEVDRITARLADFA from the coding sequence GTGACCGCCAGCGCTCGTTCCGAATCCGGCACTTCGCCGGCGACCGCCCTGCCCAAGTCCTGGAACCCGGGCGAGGTGGAGAGCGACATCTACGAGGGCTGGGTCAGGGCCGGCTACTTCACCGCCGACGCGACCAGCAGTAAACCCGGTTACTCCATCGTTCTGCCTCCGCCGAACGTGACGGGCAACCTGCACATGGGGCACGCGCTGGACCACACGTTGATGGACGCGCTGACCCGGCGCAAGCGGATGCAGGGCTACGAGGTGCTGTGGCTGCCCGGCATGGACCATGCCGGCATCGCCACCCAGTCGGTGGTGGAGAAGCAACTCGCCGTCGACGGCAAGACCAAGGAGGATTTCGGCCGCGAACTGTTCGTCGAAAAGGTCTGGGACTGGAAGCGGGAATCCGGCGGCACCATCGGCGCGCAGATGCGCCGCCTCGGCGACGGCGTGGACTGGAGCCGGGAGCGGTTCACCATGGACGACGGCCTGTCGCGCGCGGTGCGCACCATCTTCAAGCGCCTCTACGACGCCGGGCTGATCTACCAGGCTGAGCGACTGGTCAACTGGTCGCCGGTGCTACAGACCGCGATCTCCGACCTCGAGGTCAAATACGAAGACATCGAGGGCGAGCTGGTGTCGTTCCGCTACGGCTCACTCAACGATGACGAACCGCACATCGTGGTCGCCACCACCCGTGTCGAGACGATGCTGGGCGACACCGCGATCGCCGTGCACCCCGACGACGATCGCTACCGCGACCTGGTCGGCAAGACGCTGCCGCACCCGTTCATCGACCGCGAAATCATGATTGTCGCCGACGAGCACGTTGACCCCGAGTTCGGCACCGGCGCCGTCAAGGTCACCCCCGCGCACGACCCGAACGACTTCGAGATCGGCCTGCGGCATGCGCTGCCGATGCCGTCGATCATGGACACCAAGGGGCGGATCACCGGCACCGGAACGGAATTCGACGGCCAGGACCGCTTCGAGGCGCGCGTCAAGGTGCGCGAGGCGCTGGCCAGCGAGGGCCGTATCGTCGCCGAGAAACGGCCCTATGTGCACAGCGTCGGGCACTCCGAGCGCAGCGGTGAGCCGATCGAGCCGCGGCTGTCGCTGCAGTGGTGGGTCAAGGTCGAGGCGTTGGCCAAGGCCGCGGGTGACGCCGTTCGTAACGGCGACACCGTGATTCACCCGCCCAGCCTCGAACCGCGCTGGTTCGCATGGGTGGACAACATGCACGACTGGTGCATCTCCAGGCAGTTGTGGTGGGGCCACCGCATCCCGATCTGGCACGGCCCCGGCGGCGAGACGGTGTGCGTCGGTCCGGACGAGACTCCGCCCGAGGGCTGGGAGCAGGACCCCGACGTGCTCGACACCTGGTTCAGCTCCGCGCTGTGGCCCTTCTCCACGATGGGTTGGCCCGAGCACACCGCCGACCTCGCCAAGTTCTATCCGACCACCGTCCTGGTGACCGGCTACGACATCCTGTTCTTCTGGGTGGCGCGGATGATGATGTTCGGCACGTTCGTCTCCGACGATCCCGCGATCACCCTCGGCGGTCAGCGCGGCCCCCAGGTGCCGTTCCAGAACGTCTTCCTGCACGGCCTGATTCGCGACGAGCACGGTCGCAAGATGAGCAAGTCGCGCGGTAACGGGATCGACCCCCTGGACTGGGTGGAGATCTTCGGCGCCGACGCGTTGCGGTTCACGTTGGCGCGGGGGGCGAGCCCCGGCGGTGACCTGTCCATCGGGGAGGACCACGCCCGCGCGTCACGGAACTTCGCCACCAAGCTCTTCAACGCAACCCGGTTCGCGCTGATGAACGGCGCCGCGCCCGCGCCGCTGCCGGCCGCCGGCGAACTCACCGACGCCGACCGGTGGATCCTCGGCCGGATGGAACAGGTTCGCGCCGAAGTGGATTCGGCATTCGACGCCTACGAGTTCAACCGCGCGTGCGAGTCGCTCTACCACTTCGCCTGGGACGAGTTCTGTGACTGGTACGTGGAGCTGGCCAAGGTGCAACTGGCTGATGGCGTGGACCACACGACTGCGGTGTTGGCGGCCGTGCTCGACACCCTGCTCAAGCTGTTGCATCCGGTGATGCCGTTCGTCACCGAGGTGTTGTGGAAGACCCTGACCGGCGGTGAGTCGCTGGTGATCGCCGACTGGCCGGCGCCTTCTGGATACGAGCTGGATTCGGTTGCCGGGCAACGGGTCGCCGATATGCAGAAGCTGATCACCGTGGTGCGTCGATTCCGCAGCGACCAGGGTCTCAACGACCGGCAGAAGGTGCCGGCGCGGTTGTCCGACATCGCCGGCGCGGACCTGCGGGCGCAGGTGCCTGCGGTTCGGTCGCTTGCCTGGCTGACCGCTGACGGCGACGCGTTTGCCCCGACCGCCGCGATCGAGGTGCGGCTGTCCCGCGGCACCGTGACCGTCGAGGTGGACACGTCGGGCACCGTGGACGTCGCCGCCGAGCGGCGTCGGCTGGAGAAGGACCTGGCGGCCGCGCAGAAGGAACTGGCTGCCACCACAGGCAAACTCGGCAACGAGGCGTTTCTGGCCAAGGCACCCGCCGACGTCGTCGAGAAGATTCGCGGGCGTCAGCAGCTGGCGCAGGAAGAGGTCGACCGCATCACGGCTCGGCTGGCCGACTTCGCATGA
- the folC gene encoding bifunctional tetrahydrofolate synthase/dihydrofolate synthase, which translates to MTEPVPTPDEIAALLQVEHLLDQRWPETKLEPSTTRISALLELLGAPQRGYPSIHIAGTNGKTSVARMVDALLTALHRRTGRTTSPHLQSAVERISIDGKPISPALYVETYREVEPFVQLVDQQSEAGLLGDEGPPLSKFEVVTAMAFAAFADAPIDVAVVEVGLGGRWDATNVVNAPVAVITPIGVDHAEYLGDTIAEIAAEKAGIITKQDDDLVPTDTVAVIGRQAPEAMEVLLAQAVRADAAVARGDSEFAVLGRQVAVGGQLLELQGLGGRYSDIFLPLHGEHQAHNAVLALAAVEAFFGAGAQRQLDVEAVRAGFAAATSPGRLERMRSAPTVFIDAAHNPAGASALAQALQEEFDFRFLVGVVSVMGDKDVDGILAALEPVFDQIVVTHNGSPRALDVEALALRAEERFGPERVITAATLPDAIETATAIVEESSDEGELFGGAGMVITGSVVTAGAARTLFGKDPQ; encoded by the coding sequence ATGACCGAGCCGGTTCCGACGCCGGACGAGATTGCAGCGCTTCTCCAGGTCGAGCACCTGCTCGACCAGCGCTGGCCCGAGACGAAACTCGAGCCCAGCACGACGCGCATCTCGGCGCTGTTGGAACTGCTCGGCGCACCCCAGCGCGGCTACCCGTCCATCCACATCGCGGGCACCAACGGCAAGACCTCGGTGGCTCGGATGGTCGACGCCCTGCTGACCGCGCTGCACCGCCGCACCGGCCGGACCACCAGCCCGCACCTGCAGTCCGCGGTCGAGCGGATCTCGATCGACGGCAAGCCGATCAGCCCGGCGCTGTATGTGGAGACCTACCGCGAGGTCGAGCCGTTCGTGCAACTGGTCGACCAGCAGTCTGAAGCGGGGCTGCTCGGGGACGAGGGCCCGCCATTGAGCAAGTTCGAAGTGGTGACGGCAATGGCGTTCGCCGCGTTCGCCGACGCGCCGATCGACGTCGCCGTCGTCGAGGTCGGGCTCGGCGGGCGCTGGGACGCCACGAACGTCGTCAACGCACCCGTCGCGGTCATCACGCCGATCGGGGTGGACCATGCCGAATACCTCGGCGACACCATCGCCGAGATCGCAGCGGAGAAGGCCGGAATCATCACCAAGCAGGACGACGACCTCGTTCCGACGGACACCGTCGCCGTGATCGGTCGTCAGGCGCCAGAGGCGATGGAGGTGCTGCTGGCCCAGGCGGTTCGCGCGGATGCGGCCGTCGCGCGGGGGGACTCCGAGTTCGCGGTGCTGGGCAGGCAGGTCGCCGTCGGCGGGCAGCTGCTCGAACTGCAAGGACTCGGCGGCCGCTACTCCGACATCTTCCTGCCGCTGCACGGCGAACACCAGGCGCACAACGCCGTCCTGGCGCTGGCGGCCGTCGAGGCGTTCTTCGGCGCGGGCGCACAACGCCAGCTCGACGTCGAGGCGGTGCGGGCGGGCTTCGCCGCGGCGACCAGTCCGGGCCGGCTGGAGCGGATGCGCAGCGCACCAACGGTTTTCATCGATGCCGCCCATAATCCGGCGGGCGCCTCGGCGCTGGCGCAGGCGCTGCAGGAGGAGTTCGACTTCCGCTTCCTGGTCGGCGTCGTCTCGGTGATGGGCGACAAGGACGTCGACGGCATCCTGGCCGCGCTGGAACCGGTGTTCGACCAGATCGTCGTCACCCACAATGGATCCCCGCGCGCTCTCGACGTCGAAGCGCTGGCGTTGCGGGCCGAGGAGAGGTTCGGGCCCGAACGGGTGATCACCGCCGCCACGCTGCCCGACGCGATCGAGACCGCAACCGCGATCGTCGAGGAGTCCAGCGACGAAGGGGAACTGTTCGGCGGCGCCGGGATGGTGATCACCGGCTCGGTGGTCACCGCAGGGGCGGCGCGCACGCTGTTCGGAAAGGACCCCCAGTGA
- a CDS encoding DUF4233 domain-containing protein has translation MAGTLILEAIVVLLALPVVGRVGGGLTAVSGGYLVGLAVVLVLLAGVQGKSWAIWVNLFMQVVLIAGVVVHGAIGFIGVVFLVVWLVIAYLRAEVLRRQKRGLLPGQQQRPPE, from the coding sequence ATGGCCGGCACGCTGATACTGGAAGCCATCGTGGTGCTGCTGGCACTGCCGGTGGTGGGACGGGTCGGCGGCGGCCTCACCGCGGTCAGCGGCGGCTACCTGGTCGGACTGGCGGTGGTACTGGTGCTGCTGGCCGGCGTGCAGGGCAAGTCATGGGCCATCTGGGTGAACCTGTTCATGCAGGTGGTGCTGATCGCCGGTGTTGTTGTGCACGGCGCGATCGGCTTCATCGGCGTCGTCTTCCTGGTGGTCTGGCTCGTGATCGCGTATCTGCGCGCCGAGGTGCTGCGCCGGCAGAAGCGTGGCCTCCTGCCGGGACAGCAGCAGCGCCCTCCCGAGTAG
- the ndk gene encoding nucleoside-diphosphate kinase: MTEPTERTLVLIKPDGVKRRLVGEILGRIERKGLSIAALQLVTVSDDLARRHYAEHEGKPFFGSLLEFITSGPVVAAIVEGPRAIAAFRQIAGGTDPVEKATPGTIRGDLALITQDNLVHGSDSGESAAREIELWFPGR, encoded by the coding sequence GTGACTGAGCCGACTGAGCGGACCCTCGTGTTGATCAAGCCAGACGGCGTCAAGCGACGCCTCGTCGGCGAGATTCTCGGCCGAATCGAACGCAAGGGCCTGTCCATCGCGGCGCTGCAACTCGTGACCGTCAGCGACGACCTCGCCCGCCGGCACTACGCCGAGCACGAGGGCAAGCCGTTCTTCGGGTCGCTGCTCGAATTCATTACCTCCGGCCCGGTCGTGGCGGCGATCGTCGAGGGGCCACGCGCGATCGCGGCGTTCCGGCAGATTGCCGGCGGAACGGACCCGGTGGAGAAGGCCACGCCGGGCACGATCCGCGGTGATCTGGCGCTGATCACCCAGGACAACCTCGTGCACGGCTCGGATTCGGGGGAGTCGGCGGCTCGCGAGATCGAACTCTGGTTCCCCGGCAGGTAG